From the Pseudomonas putida genome, one window contains:
- a CDS encoding OmpA family protein: MIQRLRFSFVVMLLAMLALTGCQSTPPKGLTAEQIAVLKREGFAPTDEGWAFDLSGKVLFGSDLDSLNGPSQAIVERIGKALLGVGIQGVRVDGHADASGKAAYNQQLSERRAQSVAKVLIDVGMLAQNIRTRGLGSTQPVADNRTSAGRTENRRVSIVVASY; the protein is encoded by the coding sequence GTGATACAGCGTTTGCGTTTTTCGTTTGTCGTGATGTTGCTGGCTATGCTGGCGTTGACAGGGTGCCAGAGCACGCCCCCCAAAGGGCTGACCGCCGAGCAGATTGCCGTGCTCAAGCGCGAAGGCTTTGCCCCCACCGACGAGGGCTGGGCGTTCGACCTGTCGGGCAAGGTGTTGTTCGGCAGCGACCTGGACAGCCTCAATGGCCCGAGCCAGGCGATTGTCGAGCGGATCGGCAAGGCCTTGCTGGGCGTGGGCATTCAGGGTGTGCGGGTCGACGGCCACGCCGATGCTTCGGGCAAGGCGGCGTACAACCAGCAGTTGTCCGAGCGGCGTGCGCAGAGTGTGGCCAAGGTGTTGATCGATGTTGGCATGCTGGCGCAGAACATTCGTACCCGTGGGCTGGGCAGCACACAGCCGGTGGCGGACAACCGCACCAGCGCCGGGCGGACCGAGAACCGCCGGGTGTCGATCGTGGTCGCGTCTTATTGA
- a CDS encoding DUF3077 domain-containing protein encodes MTTDNTQCTVGKTTFFQGENQTHPLFRIEPGIPCQDAREQASELMGYVRELTILGLMDEKPMMIWASHYLSAMAKALMDDAEMGMRH; translated from the coding sequence ATGACCACAGACAACACCCAATGCACCGTCGGCAAGACCACCTTCTTCCAAGGTGAAAACCAGACCCACCCGCTGTTCCGCATCGAACCCGGCATTCCTTGCCAGGATGCCCGTGAACAGGCCTCGGAACTGATGGGCTATGTGCGCGAGCTGACCATCCTCGGCCTGATGGACGAGAAACCGATGATGATCTGGGCTTCTCATTATCTGAGCGCAATGGCCAAGGCGCTGATGGACGACGCCGAGATGGGCATGAGGCATTGA
- a CDS encoding LysR family transcriptional regulator has translation MQKDLTSLSALNWDDLKFFLEVARTRKASSAAKRLAVDYTTVSRRISSLEGALGTLLFEKSRTNGFVLTAEGQRLLGYAESIESTLHMACEQVSGSGVALSGHVRMGCTEGFGSFFVTPQLSHFVDAYPAISVDILPLPHFISLSKREADIVIALERPEHGPYVCCKLCDYRLRLYATQDYLDSHAPIRQVSDVASHPFISYVDDLAFSSELLYLANLIPNANAHLRSTSVIAQYTAALQGRGLAILPCFLAAQDSRLVTVLPEEIEVTRQFWMYCREDLRKLKRITLLWDYIRGVTEANAPLLMGETREMRFA, from the coding sequence ATGCAAAAAGACCTGACCTCCCTCAGTGCGCTGAACTGGGACGACCTGAAGTTCTTCCTCGAAGTGGCGCGCACGCGCAAGGCCAGCAGCGCGGCCAAACGCCTGGCCGTCGACTACACCACGGTGTCGCGGCGCATCAGCTCGCTGGAGGGGGCGTTGGGCACACTGCTGTTCGAAAAGTCACGCACCAACGGCTTCGTCCTGACCGCCGAGGGACAACGCCTGCTGGGCTACGCGGAGTCGATCGAGAGCACCTTGCACATGGCCTGCGAGCAGGTCTCCGGCTCCGGCGTGGCGCTGTCGGGGCATGTGCGTATGGGCTGCACCGAGGGCTTCGGCAGCTTCTTCGTCACCCCGCAATTGAGCCACTTCGTCGATGCCTACCCGGCGATCTCGGTGGATATCCTGCCGCTGCCGCACTTCATCAGCCTGTCCAAACGCGAGGCAGACATCGTCATCGCCCTGGAACGGCCGGAGCATGGGCCTTATGTGTGCTGCAAGCTGTGTGACTACCGGTTACGTCTGTATGCGACCCAGGACTACCTCGACAGCCATGCACCGATCCGCCAGGTCAGCGACGTGGCGAGCCACCCGTTCATCAGTTATGTGGACGACCTGGCGTTCAGCTCGGAGCTGCTGTACCTGGCCAACCTGATTCCCAATGCCAATGCGCATTTACGCAGCACCAGCGTCATTGCCCAGTACACGGCAGCGCTGCAGGGGCGCGGGTTGGCGATCTTGCCGTGCTTCCTGGCAGCGCAGGACTCGCGGCTGGTGACGGTGTTGCCGGAAGAGATCGAGGTGACGCGGCAGTTCTGGATGTATTGCCGGGAGGACTTGCGCAAGTTGAAGCGGATTACCCTGTTGTGGGATTACATCCGTGGGGTGACCGAGGCGAATGCGCCGTTGTTGATGGGCGAGACGCGCGAGATGCGCTTTGCATGA